TTCCATCCGCCAATAAACCACATGGCGTCGCGGTAGACCAGCGCGCCAGCCCCGTCGCGAGGAGCAAAAGCAGCCTTTGGCGTCACGCAAACCCATTCATAGTCGGGAGTTGCCGGTTCCGGCGCTTCGCCCGCTATCGCGGTAGCGGGGACGAGCAGAAGTAAGCCGCATGCCGCCAGATACGCGCGCGAGAAGGCGACTTTCATCTAACAATGCTCCGGGGGCGGCGCTCTCGGCCGCCACGCCTAAACATCCTCGGCCAAAACGTCCTCCACCTCTTCGGGGGTGTCGCACTCGACCAGGCGTTCGAGAAACTTCGGTTCCTTGAGGGCGGTCATGACCTGTGCGAGAAGGCCCAAATACTCCTTCTGAGAACCCGCAGGCATGGCAAACAGCACTATCACGTGGACCACCTGGTTGTCGAGGGTGTCGAAATCTATGCCCTGTTTCGAGATGCCGACGCCGACGGCAGGTTTGCGCACGCCTTCGAACCGCACATGGGGGATGGCCAGGCCCTGGCCTATGCCCGTGCTCATCACGGCTTCCCGATCGCACACGGCCTTGCGGAAGGCCTCGCGATCGGGAATCCCGCCC
This genomic interval from Candidatus Hydrogenedentota bacterium contains the following:
- a CDS encoding PTS sugar transporter subunit IIA codes for the protein MAAFGIDIDRDRICVFKKALSKHDALCKLVDALFATGGIPDREAFRKAVCDREAVMSTGIGQGLAIPHVRFEGVRKPAVGVGISKQGIDFDTLDNQVVHVIVLFAMPAGSQKEYLGLLAQVMTALKEPKFLERLVECDTPEEVEDVLAEDV